In Lysobacter firmicutimachus, one genomic interval encodes:
- the acnA gene encoding aconitate hydratase AcnA, whose protein sequence is MPDSYATRRKLTVNGRDYTYFSLPALGERFDIARLPYSMKILLENLLRHEDGGATVGKEHIEAVAQWDAAKEPDTEIAFMPARVVLQDFTGVPCVVDLAAMRDAVGKLGGNPKQINPLIPSELVIDHSVQVDVFGRPDALDLNGKIEFDRNKERYSFLRWGQKSFENFKVVPPNTGIVHQVNLENLARVVVGREVDGALLAFPDTVFGTDSHTTMINGIGVLGWGVGGIEAEAAMLGQPSSMLIPQVVGFKLSGQLPEGTTATDLVLTVTQMLRKLGVVGKFVEFYGDGLQHLPLADRATIANMAPEYGATCGIFPIDAEAVNYLRLSGRSEEQIALVEAYAKAQGLWHEPGQPHATYSTTLELDLRDVRPSLAGPKRPQDRVLLENVHSNFNDNLGPLIANRKPKGVGCAIEELNGEGGAQPQAEHLAAKPVSKIRIQEQDAELSDGSVVIAAITSCTNTSNPAVMLGAGLLARNAARLGLKSKPWVKTSLGPGSLVVTDYLKKAGVLDDLEKLGFYVVGYGCTTCIGNSGPLPDEVSKGIAENELVVASVLSGNRNFEGRVHPEVKANYLASPPLVVAYAIAGTVNIDLTQQPIGKGSDGQDVYLRDIWPSNKEIGDVIAATVGPELFAQNYADVFKGDTRWNQIASPDGESFAWDEASTYIKNPPYFDGMTMQVGSIDDVHGARIMGLFGDSITTDHISPAGNIKKDSPAGRYLIGRGVQPVDFNSYGSRRGNDDVMVRGTFANIRIKNLMFGGEEGGNTLYYGGNGAAPEKLAIYDAAMKYKADGVPLVVFAGKEYGTGSSRDWAAKGTNLLGVKAVIAESFERIHRSNLVGMGVLPLQFKDGENAQSHGLDGSETISVTGLDDGKAKTATVTAKKADGSEKRFEVKVLLLTPKEVEYFRHGGILHYVLRQLAAKKAA, encoded by the coding sequence ATGCCCGACTCCTACGCCACCCGTCGCAAACTGACCGTCAACGGCCGCGACTACACCTACTTCAGCCTGCCGGCCCTGGGCGAGCGCTTCGATATCGCCCGCCTGCCCTATTCGATGAAGATCCTGCTGGAGAACCTGCTGCGCCACGAGGACGGCGGCGCCACGGTCGGCAAGGAGCACATCGAGGCGGTGGCGCAATGGGACGCGGCCAAGGAACCCGATACCGAGATCGCCTTCATGCCGGCGCGGGTGGTGCTGCAGGACTTCACCGGCGTGCCCTGCGTGGTCGACCTGGCGGCGATGCGCGACGCGGTCGGCAAGCTCGGCGGCAACCCGAAGCAGATCAACCCGCTGATCCCCTCCGAACTGGTCATCGACCATTCGGTCCAGGTCGACGTGTTCGGCCGCCCGGACGCGCTGGACCTGAACGGCAAGATCGAGTTCGACCGCAACAAGGAGCGCTACAGCTTCCTGCGCTGGGGCCAGAAGTCGTTCGAGAACTTCAAGGTGGTGCCGCCGAACACCGGCATCGTCCACCAGGTCAATCTGGAAAACCTGGCCCGGGTGGTGGTCGGCCGCGAGGTCGACGGCGCCCTGCTGGCCTTCCCCGACACCGTGTTCGGCACCGACAGCCACACCACGATGATCAACGGCATCGGCGTGCTCGGCTGGGGCGTGGGCGGCATCGAGGCCGAGGCGGCCATGCTCGGCCAGCCCTCGTCGATGCTGATCCCGCAGGTGGTCGGCTTCAAGCTCAGCGGCCAGCTGCCGGAAGGCACCACCGCCACCGACCTGGTGCTGACCGTGACCCAGATGCTGCGCAAGCTCGGCGTGGTCGGCAAGTTCGTCGAGTTCTACGGCGACGGCCTGCAGCACCTGCCGCTGGCCGACCGCGCCACCATCGCCAACATGGCCCCGGAGTACGGCGCCACCTGCGGCATCTTCCCGATCGACGCCGAGGCGGTGAACTACCTGCGCCTGTCCGGCCGCTCGGAAGAGCAAATCGCCCTGGTCGAGGCCTACGCCAAGGCCCAGGGCCTGTGGCACGAGCCGGGCCAGCCGCACGCGACCTACTCGACCACGCTCGAGCTCGACCTGCGCGACGTCAGGCCCTCGCTGGCCGGCCCCAAGCGTCCGCAGGACCGGGTGCTGCTGGAAAACGTGCACAGCAACTTCAACGACAACCTCGGCCCGTTGATCGCCAACCGTAAGCCCAAGGGCGTGGGTTGCGCGATCGAGGAACTCAACGGCGAAGGCGGCGCCCAGCCGCAGGCCGAACACCTGGCGGCCAAGCCGGTGTCGAAGATCCGCATCCAGGAACAGGACGCCGAACTGTCCGACGGCTCGGTGGTGATCGCCGCGATCACTTCCTGCACCAACACCTCCAACCCGGCGGTGATGCTCGGCGCCGGCCTGTTGGCGCGCAACGCCGCCCGGCTGGGCCTGAAATCCAAGCCCTGGGTCAAGACCTCGCTCGGCCCGGGCTCGCTGGTGGTCACCGACTACCTGAAGAAGGCCGGCGTGCTCGACGACCTGGAGAAGCTCGGCTTCTACGTGGTCGGCTACGGTTGCACCACCTGCATCGGCAACTCCGGCCCGCTGCCGGACGAAGTCTCCAAGGGCATCGCGGAAAACGAGCTGGTGGTGGCCTCGGTGCTGTCGGGCAACCGCAACTTCGAAGGCCGCGTGCATCCGGAAGTGAAGGCCAACTACCTGGCCTCGCCGCCGCTGGTGGTCGCCTACGCGATCGCCGGCACGGTCAACATCGACCTGACCCAGCAGCCGATCGGCAAGGGCAGCGACGGCCAAGACGTGTACCTGCGCGACATCTGGCCGAGCAACAAGGAAATCGGCGACGTCATCGCCGCGACGGTCGGCCCGGAGCTGTTCGCGCAGAACTACGCCGACGTGTTCAAGGGCGATACGCGCTGGAACCAGATCGCTTCGCCGGACGGCGAGTCTTTCGCCTGGGACGAAGCCTCGACCTACATCAAGAACCCGCCCTACTTCGACGGCATGACCATGCAGGTCGGCAGCATCGACGACGTCCATGGCGCCCGGATCATGGGCCTGTTCGGCGATTCGATCACCACCGACCACATCTCGCCGGCCGGCAACATCAAGAAGGATTCGCCGGCCGGCCGCTACCTGATCGGGCGCGGCGTGCAGCCGGTCGACTTCAACAGCTACGGCAGCCGCCGCGGCAACGACGACGTGATGGTGCGCGGCACCTTCGCCAACATCCGCATCAAGAACCTGATGTTCGGCGGCGAGGAAGGCGGCAACACCCTGTACTACGGCGGCAACGGCGCCGCGCCGGAGAAGCTGGCCATTTACGACGCCGCGATGAAGTACAAGGCCGACGGCGTGCCGCTGGTGGTGTTCGCCGGCAAGGAATACGGCACCGGCTCCTCGCGCGACTGGGCCGCCAAAGGCACCAACCTGCTCGGGGTCAAGGCGGTGATCGCCGAGAGCTTCGAGCGCATCCACCGCTCCAACCTGGTCGGCATGGGCGTGCTGCCGCTGCAGTTCAAGGACGGCGAGAACGCCCAGAGCCACGGCTTGGACGGTTCGGAAACGATCAGCGTGACCGGTCTGGACGACGGCAAGGCCAAGACTGCG
- the acnB gene encoding bifunctional aconitate hydratase 2/2-methylisocitrate dehydratase: MLSSYRQHVAERAALGIPPLPLTAQQTAEVIELLKNPPAGEEEFLLDLITHRVPAGVDDAAKVKASYLAAVAFGSEKNALISRARATELLGTMLGGYNIHPLIELLDDAEVGAVAADALKHTLLMFDAFHDVQEKAEKGNANAKAVLQSWADAEWFTSKPEVPQSMTVTVFKVTGETNTDDLSPAPDATTRPDIPLHALAMLKNKRDGIEPEEDGKRGPVAFIESLKDKGHLVAYVGDVVGTGSSRKSATNSVLWFTGEDIPFIPNKRFGGVCLGSKIAPIFYNTMEDAGALPIELDVSQMNMGDVVELRPYEGKAFKNGELIAEFALKSDVLLDEVRAGGRIPLIVGRGLTAKAREALGLAPSTLFRLPQNPADTGKGYSLAQKMVGRACGLAEGQGIRPGTYCEPKMTSVGSQDTTGPMTRDELKDLACLGFSADLVMQSFCHTAAYPKPVDVKTHHELPAFISNRGGIALRPGDGVIHSWLNRMLMPDTVGTGGDSHTRFPVGISFPAGSGLVAFAAATGVMPLDMPESVLVRFKGTMQPGVTLRDLVNAIPLAAIKQGLLTVAKQGKKNIFSGRILEIEGLPQLKVEQAFELSDASAERSAAGCTVKLDKEPIVEYLTSNITLLKWMIAEGYADARSLQRRIKAMEGWLADPQLLEGDADAEYAAVIEIDLDQIVEPIVACPNDPDDVKTLSDVAGAVIDEVFIGSCMTNIGHFRAAAKLLEGKRDIPTRLWVAPPTKMDASELTKEGHYGTFGTAGARMEMPGCSLCMGNQAQAREGATVFSTSTRNFPNRLGRNTNVYLGSAELAAICSRLGRIPTREEYMADIGVINANGDKIYRYMNFDQIEDYKQVADTVAA; encoded by the coding sequence ATGCTCTCCAGCTATCGCCAACACGTTGCCGAGCGCGCCGCGCTGGGCATTCCGCCGCTGCCGCTGACCGCCCAGCAGACCGCCGAGGTCATCGAGCTGCTGAAGAACCCGCCGGCGGGCGAGGAAGAGTTCCTGCTCGACCTGATCACCCACCGCGTCCCGGCCGGCGTCGACGACGCCGCCAAGGTCAAGGCTTCCTATCTGGCCGCGGTCGCCTTCGGCAGCGAGAAGAACGCGCTGATCTCGCGCGCCCGCGCCACCGAACTGCTGGGCACCATGCTCGGCGGCTACAACATCCATCCGCTGATCGAACTGCTCGACGACGCCGAAGTCGGCGCGGTCGCCGCCGACGCGCTCAAGCACACCCTGCTGATGTTCGACGCCTTCCACGACGTGCAGGAGAAGGCCGAGAAGGGCAACGCCAACGCCAAGGCCGTGCTGCAGAGCTGGGCCGACGCCGAGTGGTTCACCAGCAAGCCGGAAGTGCCGCAGTCGATGACCGTCACCGTGTTCAAGGTGACCGGCGAGACCAACACCGACGACCTGTCGCCGGCCCCGGACGCGACCACCCGCCCGGACATCCCGCTGCACGCGCTGGCGATGCTCAAGAACAAGCGCGACGGCATCGAGCCGGAAGAGGACGGCAAGCGCGGCCCGGTCGCCTTCATCGAGTCGCTGAAGGACAAGGGCCACCTGGTCGCTTATGTCGGCGACGTGGTCGGTACCGGCTCCAGCCGCAAGTCGGCGACCAACTCGGTGCTGTGGTTCACCGGCGAGGACATCCCGTTCATTCCGAACAAGCGCTTCGGCGGCGTGTGCCTGGGCTCGAAGATCGCGCCGATCTTCTACAACACGATGGAAGACGCCGGCGCGCTGCCGATCGAACTCGACGTGTCGCAGATGAACATGGGCGACGTGGTCGAGCTGCGTCCGTACGAGGGCAAGGCGTTCAAGAACGGCGAGCTGATCGCCGAGTTCGCGCTCAAGTCCGACGTGCTGCTGGACGAAGTCCGCGCCGGCGGCCGCATCCCGCTGATCGTCGGCCGCGGCCTGACCGCCAAGGCCCGCGAAGCCCTGGGCCTGGCCCCGTCGACCCTGTTCCGCCTGCCGCAGAATCCGGCCGACACCGGCAAGGGCTACTCGCTGGCGCAGAAGATGGTCGGCCGCGCCTGCGGCCTGGCGGAAGGCCAGGGCATCCGCCCGGGCACCTACTGCGAGCCGAAGATGACCTCGGTGGGGTCGCAGGACACCACCGGCCCGATGACCCGCGACGAGCTCAAGGACCTGGCCTGCCTGGGCTTCTCGGCCGATCTGGTGATGCAGTCGTTCTGCCACACCGCGGCCTACCCGAAGCCGGTCGACGTCAAGACCCATCACGAACTGCCGGCCTTCATCAGCAACCGCGGCGGCATTGCGCTGCGTCCGGGCGACGGCGTGATCCACAGCTGGCTCAACCGCATGCTGATGCCTGACACCGTCGGCACCGGCGGCGACTCGCACACCCGTTTCCCGGTCGGCATCTCGTTCCCGGCCGGCTCGGGCCTGGTCGCGTTCGCCGCGGCCACCGGCGTCATGCCGCTGGACATGCCGGAGTCGGTGCTGGTGCGCTTCAAGGGCACCATGCAGCCCGGCGTGACCCTGCGCGACCTGGTCAACGCGATCCCGCTGGCCGCGATCAAGCAGGGCCTGCTGACCGTCGCCAAGCAGGGCAAGAAGAACATCTTCTCCGGCCGCATCCTCGAGATCGAAGGCCTGCCGCAGCTCAAGGTCGAACAGGCGTTCGAACTCTCCGACGCCTCGGCCGAGCGTTCGGCCGCCGGCTGCACGGTCAAGCTGGACAAGGAGCCGATCGTCGAGTACCTGACCAGCAACATCACCCTGCTGAAGTGGATGATCGCAGAAGGCTACGCCGACGCCCGCTCGCTGCAGCGCCGGATCAAGGCGATGGAAGGCTGGCTGGCCGACCCGCAGCTGCTGGAAGGCGACGCCGACGCCGAATACGCGGCGGTGATCGAGATCGATTTGGACCAGATCGTCGAGCCGATCGTGGCCTGCCCGAACGACCCGGACGATGTGAAGACCCTGTCCGACGTCGCCGGCGCGGTCATCGACGAAGTCTTCATCGGCTCGTGCATGACCAACATCGGCCACTTCCGCGCCGCCGCCAAGCTGCTGGAAGGCAAGCGCGACATCCCGACTCGCCTGTGGGTCGCGCCGCCGACCAAGATGGACGCCTCCGAGCTGACCAAGGAAGGCCACTACGGCACCTTCGGCACCGCCGGCGCGCGCATGGAAATGCCGGGCTGCTCGCTGTGCATGGGCAACCAGGCGCAGGCGCGCGAGGGCGCGACCGTGTTCTCGACCTCGACCCGCAACTTCCCCAACCGTCTGGGCCGCAACACCAACGTGTATCTGGGTTCGGCCGAGCTGGCCGCGATCTGCTCGCGTCTGGGCCGCATCCCGACCCGCGAGGAGTACATGGCGGACATCGGCGTGATCAACGCCAACGGCGACAAGATCTACCGCTACATGAACTTCGACCAGATCGAAGATTACAAGCAGGTCGCCGATACCGTCGCTGCCTGA
- the hflD gene encoding high frequency lysogenization protein HflD: protein MADLSERVLALAGLAQALAQVRRIADTGQANAAVLSTALDSVFRIDASSPAAVYGGAANLRPGLVLLQDYFVNRPADEHLPRLALSVLQLERRFVRDRAVADKVLRGIHAQAGDAYRLGSSHPDVIAALGALYAETLSHLRPRVLVQGNPHYLGQTGVVAEVRATLLAAVRSAVLWRQLGGSYWDFLLRRRAMLDAIEARLD, encoded by the coding sequence ATGGCCGATCTCTCCGAACGCGTCCTCGCCCTCGCCGGCCTCGCCCAGGCCCTGGCCCAGGTCCGGCGCATCGCCGACACCGGCCAGGCCAATGCCGCCGTGCTGTCGACCGCGCTGGACTCGGTGTTCCGCATCGACGCGTCCTCGCCGGCAGCGGTCTACGGCGGCGCGGCCAATCTGCGCCCGGGACTGGTGCTGCTGCAGGACTATTTCGTCAATCGCCCCGCCGACGAGCACCTGCCGCGGCTGGCTCTGTCGGTACTGCAACTGGAGCGCCGCTTCGTCCGCGACCGCGCCGTCGCCGACAAGGTGTTGCGCGGCATCCACGCCCAGGCCGGTGACGCCTACCGCCTCGGCAGCAGTCACCCCGACGTGATCGCCGCGCTCGGCGCCCTGTACGCCGAGACCCTGAGCCACCTGCGCCCGCGCGTGCTGGTGCAGGGCAACCCGCATTACCTCGGCCAGACCGGCGTGGTCGCCGAAGTGCGCGCGACCCTGCTCGCCGCGGTGCGCTCGGCAGTGCTGTGGCGCCAGCTCGGCGGCAGCTACTGGGACTTCCTGCTGCGTCGCCGCGCGATGCTCGACGCGATCGAGGCGCGGCTGGACTGA
- the mnmA gene encoding tRNA 2-thiouridine(34) synthase MnmA has protein sequence MGGSVRTIVGMSGGVDSSVAALRLRDAGEAVAGLFMQNWADDGSGDCRAEDDRRDAVAVSGRLGLPIHFRDFSGEYWAGVFEHFLAEYAAGRTPNPDVLCNREIKFKHFLDAARDLGAEFIATGHYARVEGDGGRYRLLRAVDRSKDQSYFLHQLGQAQLAATRFPLGDLLKRDVREMARAAGLPTAAKKDSTGICFIGERDFREFLSRYLPAREGEIRSPDGRVVGRHPGVFYFTLGQREGLNIGGVRGFEPAPWYVVGKDVAGNVLYVDQGSDSPWLRSQTLWSEAAHWIDGSPPSRRFACTAQTRYRQPDQACEVEVLDDGRLRVRFAEPQRAVTPGQSLVLYDGEACLGGAVIAATDAPACGPPSPHSNQDQTP, from the coding sequence ATGGGCGGGTCGGTACGCACCATCGTAGGCATGTCGGGCGGGGTCGACTCCTCGGTCGCGGCATTGCGCCTGCGCGACGCCGGCGAGGCGGTGGCCGGGTTGTTCATGCAGAACTGGGCCGACGACGGCAGCGGCGACTGCCGCGCCGAAGACGACCGCCGCGACGCGGTGGCGGTGTCCGGCCGGCTCGGCCTGCCGATCCATTTCCGCGATTTCTCCGGCGAGTACTGGGCCGGGGTGTTCGAGCACTTCCTGGCCGAGTACGCGGCCGGGCGCACGCCCAATCCGGACGTGCTGTGCAACCGCGAGATCAAGTTCAAGCACTTCCTCGACGCCGCGCGCGACCTTGGTGCGGAATTCATCGCCACCGGCCACTACGCCCGGGTCGAAGGCGACGGCGGCCGCTACCGCCTGCTGCGGGCGGTCGACCGCAGCAAGGACCAGAGCTACTTCCTGCACCAGCTCGGCCAGGCCCAGTTGGCCGCGACCCGGTTCCCGCTCGGCGACCTGCTCAAGCGCGACGTGCGCGAGATGGCCCGCGCCGCCGGCCTGCCGACCGCGGCCAAGAAGGACTCCACCGGCATCTGCTTCATCGGCGAACGCGACTTCCGCGAGTTCCTGTCGCGCTACCTGCCCGCGCGCGAGGGCGAGATCCGCAGCCCGGACGGGCGTGTGGTCGGGCGCCATCCGGGGGTGTTCTATTTCACCCTCGGCCAGCGCGAAGGGCTCAACATCGGCGGCGTGCGCGGCTTCGAACCGGCACCGTGGTACGTGGTCGGCAAGGACGTCGCCGGCAACGTGCTCTACGTCGACCAGGGCAGCGACAGCCCCTGGCTGCGCTCGCAGACCCTGTGGTCGGAAGCCGCGCATTGGATCGACGGATCGCCGCCGTCGCGCCGGTTCGCCTGCACCGCGCAGACCCGCTATCGCCAGCCGGACCAAGCCTGCGAAGTGGAGGTGCTCGACGATGGCCGCCTGCGGGTACGTTTTGCCGAGCCGCAGCGCGCGGTGACGCCGGGCCAGTCGCTGGTGCTGTACGACGGCGAGGCCTGCCTCGGCGGCGCGGTGATCGCCGCCACCGACGCACCGGCCTGCGGTCCGCCCTCCCCTCATTCGAACCAGGATCAGACCCCGTAA
- a CDS encoding NUDIX hydrolase, giving the protein MSYRQGRFWQPDVTVATVVVDGGRLLMVEESVGGRRVLNQPAGHLEPDESLLDAALREILEETGWDVRLTAFVGAYQWKAPLQADGSGGRHYLRFAFAAEPVRHHPGRALDEGIVQALWMSPAELQARADQHRSPLVWRVAADFLGGRRHSLDLLQHLALPAADDAAG; this is encoded by the coding sequence GTGAGCTACCGCCAAGGCCGCTTCTGGCAACCCGACGTCACCGTCGCCACGGTCGTGGTCGACGGCGGGCGGCTGCTGATGGTCGAGGAATCGGTCGGCGGCCGGCGGGTGCTCAACCAGCCGGCGGGCCACCTGGAGCCCGACGAAAGCCTGCTCGACGCCGCCCTGCGCGAGATCCTGGAGGAAACCGGCTGGGACGTGCGCCTGACCGCCTTCGTCGGTGCCTACCAGTGGAAAGCACCGTTGCAGGCCGACGGCAGCGGCGGTCGCCATTACCTGCGTTTCGCCTTCGCCGCCGAACCGGTCCGCCATCACCCCGGCCGCGCCCTCGACGAGGGCATCGTGCAGGCGCTGTGGATGAGCCCGGCCGAGCTGCAGGCGCGTGCGGACCAACACCGCAGCCCGCTGGTCTGGCGGGTCGCGGCCGATTTCCTCGGCGGACGCCGGCACTCGCTCGACCTGCTGCAGCACCTGGCCTTGCCCGCCGCGGACGACGCAGCGGGCTGA
- a CDS encoding YbjN domain-containing protein has product MTLSLLPALAPAAPATEPARTAAPPAAADPRIREQLDKLGYKYEVDEDGDYALTFGLEGDRSQMAYVLSRTERYGKLQVREVWSPAYRTSAKQFPADVANRLLEDSQLSKMGGWVKQDSVAVFVVKLDAAASGEDLDDAIDYVVRAADEMEAELSPGQDEF; this is encoded by the coding sequence CTGACGCTGTCCCTGCTGCCGGCCCTGGCCCCGGCCGCGCCCGCGACCGAACCGGCTCGGACCGCCGCCCCGCCCGCGGCGGCCGACCCGCGCATCCGCGAGCAGCTCGACAAGCTGGGCTACAAGTACGAGGTCGACGAGGACGGCGACTACGCGCTGACCTTCGGCCTGGAGGGCGACCGCAGCCAGATGGCCTACGTGCTGTCGCGCACGGAGCGCTACGGCAAGCTGCAGGTGCGCGAGGTCTGGTCGCCGGCCTATCGCACGTCGGCCAAGCAGTTCCCGGCCGACGTCGCCAACCGCCTGCTCGAGGACAGCCAGCTCAGCAAGATGGGCGGCTGGGTCAAGCAGGACTCGGTGGCCGTGTTCGTGGTCAAGCTCGACGCCGCGGCCAGCGGCGAGGATCTCGACGACGCGATCGACTACGTGGTCCGCGCCGCCGACGAGATGGAGGCCGAACTCTCCCCCGGCCAGGACGAATTCTGA
- the clpS gene encoding ATP-dependent Clp protease adapter ClpS translates to MAKQTEHEHSHGVLVEPGKPELARPPLYSVLLLNDDYTPMDFVVEVLMRFFPMNVEKATQIMLHVHTRGRGVCGVFTREVAESKVAQVNEFSRMHQHPLLCTMEKA, encoded by the coding sequence ATGGCTAAACAGACCGAACACGAACACAGTCATGGCGTGCTGGTGGAGCCGGGAAAACCCGAGCTGGCCCGCCCGCCGTTGTACTCCGTCCTGCTGCTCAACGACGACTACACGCCGATGGACTTCGTGGTCGAGGTCCTGATGCGGTTCTTCCCCATGAACGTCGAGAAGGCGACCCAGATCATGCTCCACGTCCATACCCGCGGACGGGGCGTTTGCGGGGTCTTCACGCGCGAGGTGGCGGAGTCCAAGGTTGCACAAGTGAACGAATTTTCAAGGATGCATCAGCACCCCTTGCTGTGCACGATGGAAAAGGCCTAA
- the clpA gene encoding ATP-dependent Clp protease ATP-binding subunit ClpA, with amino-acid sequence MFSKDLEYSIGQCYKRAREARHEYMTVEHLLLALLDNPSAEAVLKATGADFARLRTDLEQAIATSVQVLPDDVDRDTQPTLGFQRVLQRAVYHVQSSGKKEVTGANVLVAIFGEKDSHAVYFLNQQDVARLDVVNYLSHGIVKHSAEDSHGHHEESESKPAEGGEGEGKSDALAEFASNLNQLAREGKIDPLVGRADEVERTIQVLCRRRKNNPLYVGEAGVGKTAIAEGLAKRIVDGEVPDVLRNATIFALDLGALVAGTKYRGDFEKRLKAVLAQLKRQPEAILFVDEIHTIIGAGSASGGTMDASNLIKPALSSGELRCIGSTTFQEYRGIFEKDRALARRFQKIDIVEPTVGETYQILQGLKPKYESHHGVTYADEALQAAVDLSVKHIGDRLLPDKAIDVIDEAGARQRLLPDGVRKQLIDIEEIETIVAKMARIPTKQVSASDKDVLKNLERNLKMVIFGQDPAIETLASAIKLARSGLGNPDKPIGNFLFAGPTGVGKTEVTKQLALQLGIELVRFDMSEYMEPHSVSRLIGAPPGYVGFDQGGLLTEKIVKTPHCVLLLDEVEKAHPDIFNILLQVMDRGTLTDTNGREANFKNVVLVMTTNAGAAQAARRSIGFTKQDHSTDAMETIRKSFSPEFRNRLDAVVQFQALGFEHILRVVDKFLIELEAQLHEKNVTLTATPTARDWLAQHGFDPLMGARPMARVIQDKVKRPLADELLFGKLVDGGRVTIDVQDDELVVRTQAEPERLLPVSV; translated from the coding sequence ATGTTCAGCAAGGATCTCGAATACAGCATCGGCCAGTGCTACAAGCGCGCCCGCGAGGCGCGCCATGAGTACATGACGGTCGAACACCTGCTGCTCGCACTGCTCGACAACCCCTCCGCCGAGGCCGTGCTCAAAGCCACCGGCGCCGACTTCGCCCGCCTGCGCACCGATCTGGAGCAGGCCATCGCGACCTCGGTCCAGGTGCTGCCGGACGACGTCGACCGCGACACCCAGCCGACCCTGGGTTTCCAGCGGGTGCTGCAGCGCGCGGTCTACCACGTCCAGTCCTCGGGCAAGAAGGAAGTGACCGGCGCCAACGTGCTGGTCGCGATCTTCGGCGAGAAGGACTCGCACGCGGTCTACTTCCTCAACCAGCAGGACGTGGCCCGGCTCGACGTGGTCAATTACCTGTCCCACGGCATCGTCAAGCACAGCGCCGAGGACAGCCACGGCCACCACGAGGAAAGCGAATCCAAGCCGGCCGAGGGCGGCGAGGGCGAGGGCAAGTCCGACGCCCTGGCCGAGTTCGCCAGCAACCTCAACCAACTCGCCCGCGAAGGTAAGATCGACCCGCTGGTCGGTCGCGCCGACGAGGTCGAGCGCACCATTCAGGTGCTGTGCCGGCGGCGCAAGAACAACCCGCTGTACGTGGGCGAGGCCGGCGTCGGCAAGACCGCCATCGCCGAAGGCCTGGCCAAGCGCATCGTCGACGGCGAAGTGCCGGACGTGCTGCGCAACGCCACCATCTTCGCCCTCGACCTGGGCGCGCTGGTCGCCGGCACCAAGTACCGCGGCGACTTCGAAAAGCGGCTGAAGGCGGTGCTGGCCCAGCTCAAGCGCCAGCCCGAGGCGATCCTGTTCGTCGACGAGATCCACACCATCATCGGCGCCGGCTCGGCCAGCGGCGGCACCATGGACGCCAGCAACCTGATCAAGCCGGCGCTGTCCTCCGGCGAGTTGCGCTGCATCGGTTCGACCACGTTCCAGGAATACCGCGGCATCTTCGAAAAGGACCGCGCTCTGGCGCGGCGCTTCCAGAAGATCGACATCGTCGAGCCGACCGTCGGCGAGACCTACCAGATCCTGCAGGGGCTCAAGCCCAAGTACGAGTCGCACCACGGCGTGACCTACGCCGATGAGGCGCTGCAGGCCGCGGTCGACCTGTCGGTCAAGCACATCGGCGACCGCCTGCTGCCGGACAAGGCCATCGACGTCATCGACGAGGCCGGCGCGCGCCAGCGGCTGCTGCCGGACGGCGTGCGCAAGCAGCTGATCGACATCGAAGAGATCGAGACCATCGTGGCCAAGATGGCGCGCATCCCGACCAAGCAGGTCTCGGCCAGCGACAAGGACGTGCTCAAGAACCTCGAGCGCAACCTCAAGATGGTGATCTTCGGCCAGGACCCGGCGATCGAGACCCTGGCCTCGGCGATCAAGCTGGCGCGTTCGGGCCTGGGCAATCCGGACAAGCCGATCGGCAACTTCCTGTTCGCCGGCCCGACCGGCGTCGGCAAGACCGAGGTCACCAAGCAGCTGGCGCTGCAGCTCGGCATCGAGCTGGTGCGCTTCGACATGTCCGAGTACATGGAGCCGCATTCGGTCAGCCGCCTGATCGGCGCGCCTCCGGGCTACGTCGGCTTCGACCAGGGCGGCCTGCTGACCGAGAAGATCGTCAAGACGCCGCACTGCGTGCTGCTGCTCGACGAAGTGGAAAAGGCGCATCCGGACATCTTCAACATCCTGCTGCAGGTCATGGACCGCGGCACGCTGACCGACACCAACGGCCGCGAAGCCAACTTCAAGAACGTGGTGCTGGTGATGACCACCAACGCCGGCGCGGCCCAGGCGGCGCGGCGTTCGATCGGCTTCACCAAGCAGGACCACTCCACCGACGCGATGGAGACCATCCGCAAGAGCTTCAGCCCCGAGTTTCGCAACCGCCTGGACGCGGTGGTGCAGTTCCAGGCGCTGGGCTTCGAGCACATCCTGCGCGTGGTCGACAAGTTCCTGATCGAGCTGGAAGCCCAGCTGCACGAGAAGAACGTCACCCTGACCGCGACCCCCACCGCGCGCGACTGGCTGGCCCAGCACGGCTTCGACCCGCTGATGGGCGCGCGGCCGATGGCGCGGGTGATCCAGGACAAGGTCAAGCGGCCGCTCGCCGACGAACTGCTGTTCGGCAAGCTGGTCGACGGCGGCCGGGTCACCATCGACGTGCAGGACGACGAACTGGTCGTGCGTACCCAGGCCGAGCCGGAGCGGCTGCTGCCGGTGTCGGTCTGA